From a single Nostoc sp. MS1 genomic region:
- a CDS encoding PAS domain S-box protein, with protein MFPESEYQQLQDCLQQRNQLMVDLQKTQQALQETQHKLLFLMERNPLGVIHWNTAFEVSDWNPAAECIFGYRKQEVLNRHGVGLIVPSRCRENVNQLIAALLKQKGVTRCTNENFRKDGKIITCEWYHSPLIDVQGNVTGILSIVEDITNHQNSCNTESQQVEIALRKSLKELADIKFALDQSSIVAVTNHLGIIEYVNDKFCQISQYQPEELIGKTHRIINSHYHSQAFFQDMWLTISQGKVWKGEIKNLAKDGTYYWVDTTIVPLLDAQGKPQQYVAIRNDITACKQAEAQLSKQAKELEYALQELQHTQLQLIQSEKMSSLGQLVAGVAHEINNPVNFIFGNLKHAYQYTQNLLKILSLYQTHYPEPAAEIQKEAENIDLEFLLEDLPKLYSSMTVGANRISEIVTSLRTFSRLDESDLKAADINEGIDSTLMILEHRLKSQTNRPQILVIKEYGNLPLVECYPGQLNQVIMNILLNAIDALEEKFQHKNHEQVKPTIHITTEMPTPKQITICIRGCLKSRESSKKALSV; from the coding sequence ATGTTTCCTGAATCTGAGTATCAACAGTTGCAAGACTGTTTGCAACAGCGAAATCAGCTGATGGTTGATTTACAGAAGACACAACAAGCACTTCAAGAAACGCAGCATAAATTGCTGTTCTTGATGGAACGTAATCCTTTAGGCGTAATTCATTGGAATACAGCGTTCGAGGTGTCCGACTGGAATCCTGCGGCAGAATGTATCTTTGGTTACAGGAAACAAGAAGTTCTTAATCGTCATGGAGTAGGACTAATAGTACCTAGTAGATGTAGGGAGAATGTCAACCAATTAATTGCTGCATTACTCAAGCAAAAGGGAGTAACTCGCTGCACCAACGAGAATTTCAGGAAAGATGGCAAAATTATTACTTGTGAGTGGTATCACAGTCCTCTGATTGATGTTCAAGGAAATGTTACCGGGATTTTGTCAATTGTTGAAGACATTACAAATCACCAAAATAGCTGTAATACTGAAAGCCAACAAGTAGAAATAGCGCTAAGAAAATCTCTTAAAGAATTAGCAGATATAAAATTCGCTTTAGATCAGTCGTCAATTGTTGCTGTCACAAATCATCTTGGGATTATTGAATATGTTAACGATAAGTTTTGTCAAATATCACAGTATCAACCAGAAGAACTAATTGGTAAAACTCATAGAATTATTAATTCTCATTATCACTCTCAAGCATTTTTTCAAGATATGTGGCTGACAATTAGCCAAGGAAAAGTCTGGAAAGGAGAAATTAAAAATCTAGCGAAAGATGGCACATATTATTGGGTAGACACAACTATTGTTCCCTTGTTAGATGCTCAAGGTAAACCTCAACAATATGTGGCTATTCGTAATGATATTACTGCTTGCAAACAAGCAGAAGCACAACTCAGTAAGCAAGCAAAAGAACTGGAATACGCCCTGCAAGAACTGCAACATACTCAATTGCAGCTTATTCAAAGCGAAAAAATGTCTTCTCTAGGTCAACTAGTAGCAGGAGTAGCACATGAAATAAATAACCCAGTTAACTTTATTTTTGGTAATCTCAAACACGCCTACCAATATACTCAGAACTTATTGAAAATACTCAGCCTTTACCAAACCCATTACCCAGAACCAGCCGCAGAAATTCAAAAAGAAGCAGAAAATATTGACCTGGAATTTTTACTCGAAGACTTGCCAAAACTTTACTCTTCGATGACAGTTGGTGCAAACCGTATCAGCGAGATTGTTACGTCTCTACGTACCTTTTCCCGCTTGGATGAATCTGATTTAAAAGCTGCTGATATAAATGAGGGGATTGATAGCACTTTGATGATATTAGAACATCGACTAAAATCCCAAACAAATCGACCTCAAATTTTAGTTATCAAAGAATATGGTAATTTGCCTTTAGTTGAATGCTATCCTGGGCAACTTAACCAAGTTATTATGAATATTTTGCTTAATGCTATTGATGCTTTAGAAGAAAAATTTCAACACAAAAATCATGAGCAGGTAAAGCCTACTATCCATATAACTACAGAAATGCCAACTCCCAAACAAATCACTATCTGCATTAGAGGATGTTTGAAAAGTCGGGAAAGTAGTAAAAAAGCTCTCTCAGTATAA
- a CDS encoding mannose-1-phosphate guanyltransferase produces MRAVLMAGGSGTRLRPLTCDLPKPMVPILNRPIAEHIINLLKRHHITEVIATLHYLPDVLRDYFQDGSDFGVQMTYAVEEDQPLGTAGCVKNIAELLDETFLVISGDSITDFDLTQAIAFHKQKQSKATLILTRVPNPIEFGVVITDEEGKIKRFLEKPSTSEIFSDTVNTGTYILEPEVLEYLPYNTESDFSKDLFPLLLAKDEPMYGYIADGYWCDVGHLDAYRESQYDALEQRVKLDFAYREDSPGLWVGQNTYIDPSADIEPPVVIGNNCRIGARVQIEAGTVIGDNVTIGADANLKRPIVWNGAIIGEEAQLSACVISRGTRVDRRAHVLEASVVGSLSTVGEEAQISPGVRVWPSKKIESGAILNINLIWGNTAQRNLFGQRGVQGLANIDISAEFAVKLGAAYGSTLKPGAKVAVSRDQRNVSRMVTRSLIAGLMSVGVDIQNLDATAIPIARTVIPTMGVAGGIHVRVHPDRADYTLIEFMDSKGINISKAQEKKIEGAYFKEDMRRALTHEIGDVAYPSQVIDLYCTAFEKLLNVSTLHNSRAKVVIDYVYAVSGAVLPQMLDKFGADAVVLNASLNKNAVTTTDREALLTQLGHVVEALKANFGVQVSANGEQLILVDESGYPIRGELLTALMVDMILTSNPRGTVVVPVHASSAVEQVARRHDGRVIRTKANATALMEACQKNSNVVLGGSGETGFIFPQLHPGFDSMFCIAKIIEMLTIQERSLATVRSELPRVIHRTHTIRCPWSAKGALMRYLVETHPAQNLELIDGVKIRQPFDDSWLLVLPDASEPLVHLYANSNERDWVDETVRDYRYRVQSFVERQQEYHPAEV; encoded by the coding sequence ATGCGTGCAGTGCTGATGGCAGGCGGTTCGGGAACGCGGCTTCGCCCGTTAACTTGCGATCTCCCCAAGCCAATGGTTCCAATTTTAAATCGCCCCATTGCTGAACATATTATTAATCTTCTCAAAAGACATCACATTACGGAAGTGATTGCTACTTTACATTATCTACCGGATGTGTTGCGAGACTATTTTCAAGACGGGAGCGATTTTGGTGTACAAATGACATACGCCGTCGAAGAAGACCAACCCTTGGGAACAGCAGGCTGTGTCAAAAATATTGCTGAACTTCTTGATGAAACTTTTTTAGTAATTAGTGGTGATAGTATTACAGATTTTGATTTAACACAAGCGATCGCTTTTCATAAACAAAAACAATCAAAAGCTACTTTAATTTTAACTAGGGTTCCTAACCCGATAGAATTTGGTGTAGTTATCACCGATGAAGAAGGCAAAATTAAACGCTTTTTAGAAAAACCTTCAACAAGCGAAATTTTTTCAGATACAGTTAATACTGGTACTTATATTCTTGAACCCGAAGTTTTAGAATATCTCCCATACAATACAGAGTCAGACTTTTCTAAAGATTTATTTCCCCTACTCTTAGCCAAAGATGAGCCAATGTATGGTTACATTGCTGATGGCTATTGGTGTGATGTAGGACACCTGGATGCTTATAGGGAGTCTCAGTACGATGCTTTAGAACAGAGAGTAAAACTAGACTTTGCTTATAGAGAAGATTCACCTGGTTTGTGGGTAGGACAAAATACTTATATTGACCCTTCTGCTGATATCGAACCGCCAGTAGTCATCGGGAATAATTGCCGTATCGGTGCAAGGGTACAAATAGAGGCGGGAACTGTTATCGGTGATAATGTCACTATTGGCGCTGATGCCAATCTTAAGCGTCCGATTGTCTGGAATGGGGCAATTATTGGGGAAGAAGCCCAATTAAGTGCTTGTGTTATTTCTCGCGGAACCCGTGTAGACCGCCGCGCCCATGTTTTAGAAGCCTCGGTTGTGGGTTCTTTGTCCACAGTAGGCGAAGAAGCACAAATTAGCCCTGGTGTTAGGGTTTGGCCGAGTAAGAAAATTGAATCAGGGGCAATTTTAAATATTAACCTGATTTGGGGTAACACCGCCCAGAGAAATCTATTTGGGCAACGGGGTGTGCAAGGCTTGGCAAATATCGACATCAGCGCCGAGTTTGCGGTAAAGCTAGGTGCAGCTTACGGTTCCACCTTAAAACCTGGGGCAAAAGTTGCAGTTTCCCGCGACCAACGCAACGTCTCTCGTATGGTGACGCGATCGCTCATTGCAGGTTTAATGTCTGTAGGTGTGGATATTCAAAACCTCGATGCTACAGCCATCCCCATCGCCCGGACAGTTATCCCCACAATGGGCGTAGCTGGCGGGATACATGTCCGGGTTCACCCCGACCGCGCCGACTATACCCTGATAGAGTTCATGGATAGCAAGGGAATTAATATTTCCAAAGCCCAAGAAAAGAAAATTGAAGGGGCTTATTTTAAGGAAGATATGCGCCGCGCCTTAACCCATGAAATTGGTGATGTCGCCTACCCCAGCCAAGTCATTGACCTTTACTGCACCGCCTTTGAGAAACTATTAAATGTTTCCACCTTGCACAACAGCCGGGCAAAAGTCGTCATCGACTACGTTTATGCTGTATCTGGCGCTGTTCTACCCCAAATGCTAGATAAATTTGGTGCTGATGCAGTCGTACTCAACGCCAGCTTGAATAAAAATGCTGTCACCACAACCGACAGAGAAGCACTGTTGACTCAATTAGGTCATGTGGTGGAAGCGTTAAAAGCTAATTTTGGTGTGCAGGTATCAGCCAACGGTGAACAGCTAATTTTAGTCGATGAATCAGGCTACCCCATTCGTGGCGAACTGTTAACCGCCCTGATGGTAGATATGATTTTGACCTCCAACCCCAGAGGGACGGTAGTTGTACCAGTTCATGCTTCTAGTGCAGTCGAACAAGTAGCCCGTCGCCACGATGGAAGGGTAATTCGTACCAAAGCCAACGCTACAGCCTTGATGGAAGCTTGCCAGAAAAACTCTAATGTAGTCTTAGGTGGTAGCGGTGAGACTGGCTTTATCTTCCCCCAACTACATCCTGGTTTTGATTCCATGTTCTGCATTGCCAAGATAATTGAAATGCTGACCATACAGGAGCGATCGCTTGCCACTGTAAGATCAGAATTACCCCGCGTCATCCACAGAACCCATACCATACGCTGTCCTTGGTCGGCTAAAGGTGCATTAATGCGTTACCTAGTAGAAACCCACCCAGCCCAAAATCTCGAACTCATCGATGGCGTAAAAATTCGTCAACCCTTTGATGACAGTTGGCTGTTAGTTTTACCCGATGCTAGTGAGCCATTAGTACATTTGTATGCTAATAGCAACGAACGCGACTGGGTAGATGAGACGGTGAGAGATTACCGTTACCGCGTCCAGAGTTTCGTGGAAAGGCAGCAAGAATATCACCCGGCGGAAGTGTAA